TGAAAATCTTTCACTGGGAAATTGGCTCCCCCCTTTCAGGGAGAGCCAATTGTTGTAAGTCATCATTGTCAGATACAAGCAGAACCTTTTAGTAGAGTAGGAAGATTCCCTATCTGCCGCATCGAAAAACTTCCCATCAATATGCTAGCTATTGATAGAATCCAGGTAATATTGGTAGGCTTCCTTGTCCGTAAAGCCTTCATGTACGATCTTGCCGATAGAAAGGACCATTTCCAGGCTATGTTCGCTCTGGAAGATGTTGCGACCCATATCAAGTCCGCGGACTCCACCCCTAATTGCATTGTAGGCCAAGGACAAAGCCTCGGGTTCAGGGAGTTTCTTCTCACCAGCAACTACTTCCTCAAAATTCTCACAATAATAGGTCTTGATGATATTGACACCCATTTCGGCGACAATACGCGTGGCAAGCTTGAAGAAACGGTCGGTCCGTTCCATGGCTTTGCCTACGGCCACGGCACCGATGAACGTCTGCACAGCAACGCAATCTGCGTTCATGCGGATAGAGTCTCCCATATCGACAGCATCACTTCAGGGCTCAAGTCCTCATTGATTATGGACGAACAGGACGAAACCCTCAAGGCGATTGCGTTCTTGCAATCGGGGGAAATGCAGGTGCGAAGCGCACCGCGTGTTCCCATCAATACATCAACAGCGGGCAAGAGTTTGGGAATAACCAGGTCCAGGCGTTCCAGCCCTGCAGTCGATCCCATGAAATATCCATGATTGAAGGCAAACATGACTGTATTCCCGCTCTTAGGATCAAAGATATTGGACAAATGTTTCTTCACTCCCCAATCCAGATTATTACAACCCTTCACATAGAATGCCTTCTGGTTACCAAATGCGGTATCGATCTGGTAATCCTTGGCAACTTTCAATCCATCTTTATCAGCCATTTTGCTTATTCTCCTTCAATGAAGGAATGGCCATCGCAAGGCGATAGCCATCCCTGTAATACATACTCTTAGAAATTGTAATTGTTCATGTTGGCTTTGGTGAATTCTTCTACCATACCGATGTCTGGTACGTCGATCTTGTCTCCGACCTTGAGGGTGTTTCCGCTTGCAAGGTAGTAAGCGAGGTAACAACCCAAAGAACCCTGTACCTTACAATCCCAGAGACCCCAACGGGTGAGTACACCGGCGTTGCAATAGTCTTTCATGGAATTAGGACTGGCGAAACCAGTGATGGAAACGTCATTGGCATCCTTTTTCAGATTCTGTGCAGCCTGAGCTTGACCAGGAAGCGCCATCAGGATTGCTTCACTGGCAATCTGCCAGGAATTCTGGTCGGCTACGTTAGCCTGTGAATAGTGCCATGTATATTTGATTGTATCTTGCCAAGGATTTCAGGAGTTCCCTGTGATACCATGACAGTTCGGGCATCGCCAGAAACATCAGAATCCCAAGTCACAACCTGTAAACCGGCTTTCTTTGCATCACGCATGATGTCATCAAGACCTGTGGCATCGACAGAGGATACACAGATAGCATCTGCACCGCTGTTGA
The sequence above is a segment of the Sphaerochaeta pleomorpha str. Grapes genome. Coding sequences within it:
- a CDS encoding substrate-binding domain-containing protein; the protein is MFVPKLTGNAFFESANVGAQEYAANHGYTVKYDGSPEAFVAKQVTVIDNAINSGADAICVSSVDATGLDDIMRDAKKAGLQVVTWDSDVSGDARTVMVSQGTPEILGKIQSNIHGTIHRLT